GAAACTGCAATAGCCTTTGCAGAAGTAGAGTATCATGAAAATGAAACAAATCTAAATTATTTAGAATTTCCTGCTGAAAATGGTGAAAACAGTGTTTTAATAGCAACCACTCGACCTGAACTTTTATCTGCATGTGTTGCTGTTGTTGTACATCCTGAAGATGAAAGATACAAAGACCTTGCAGGAAAACATATTAAAATACCCTTATTTAACCGTTCAGTTGAAATAATAACAGATACAGAAGTTGATCCTGAATTTGGTACAGGGGCAGTTATGATATGTACCTTTGGAGATAAAACCGATGTTATATGGGTGAACAAGTATGATCTTGATATAATTGAAGCTATTGATGAACAAGGTATAATGCAAGAAGTTTCAGGAAAATATGCTGGTCTTGATATTAAAGAATGCAAAGAAAAAATCATAGCTGACCTTAAAAATGAAGGTTATCTTAAAAAACAGGAAAATATTGAGCAGAATGTTGGTTTATGTTGGAGATGTAAAACTCCAATTGAAATACTGGTTAAAAATCAATGGTTTGTAGCTGTTAAAGAACTGATTGATGATATAAAAGAAGTTTCAGATGAGATAAAATGGACTCCTCAATATATGGAAACAAGACTCCTAAACTGGACAGGTTCCATGGATTGGGATTGGTGTATTTCCCGTCAAAGAATTTTTGCAACCCCCGTTCCTGTCTGGTATTGTAGCGAGTGTGGAAAAGTTAATATAGCAACAATTGATATGTTACCAGTTGATCCAACCCAAGATAAACCGGAAGATAGCTGTGAATGTGGTAATAACGAATTTATTGGAGAAACTGATGTTCTTGATACGTGGATGGACAGTTCAATCAGTCCTCTTTCTATAACTGGCTGGCCAGATGATGAATTTAAAAATTATTATCCTACAGCTTTAAGGCCACAGGGACATGATATATTAAGGACATGGGCATTCTATACTATCCTTAGATGTAAAGCACTTACTGGAAAAAGACCTTTTGATGAAATAGTTGTTAATGGAATGGTTTTTGGTGAAGACGGCCATAAAATGAGTAAATCACGGGGAAATGTTATCTCAACAGAAGCTATTTTAGAAGATTATGGTGCTGATGCCCTTAGGCTATGGGCTGCAAACAGTGTTCCAGGATCAGATGTTCCCTTTGCATGGAAAGATGTAAAATATGGCTATAAATTCATAAGAAAGTTTTGGAACGCATTTAGATTCATTAACATGCACATTGAAGGTTTTAAAACCAGTATGAGTGAAGAAGAAATTCTAAAAAATCTAAATCCTATGGATAAATGGATATTATCCAAATTAAACAGAATAGTTGACGATATAACTGATTCCATCGAGTCTTACAACTTTGCAAATGCTGTAAATAAAATTCAGACATTCATATGGCATGATTTCTGTGATGAGTACATTGAAGCCGTAAAATACCGGCTTTATGGAGATTCTCCTGAACTTAAAAAATCAAAAGAAGCTGCACAGTACACGCTTCAAACAGTTATATTAACTTCGCTAAAGCTTTTAGCTCCACTAACACCGCATTTTACAGATGAAATATACCAATACATGGACGATGCAGATATAAGTATTCATAAAACATCATGGCCTGAATTTAAAGGAGAATTAGTTGATGATGAGACTGAATATATTGGAGAAATTGGTGTAGAATTAATAGGAGAGTTAAGAAGGTTTAAATCGTCTAAAGGAATGTCTCTAAACACTCCACTTAAAACTGTGAATATATACACTTCTAATTCAAATTTAGTGGGCAAAATAGAGTTTTTAGTTTCTGATATTAAAGGTACCATGAGGGTAACTGATTTGAATTTAATGTCTGGAAAACCAGATATTAAAGAAAAAGTCGTTGAAATTATCCCTCAAATGGCAAAAATAGGTCCTGAATTTAAAGGGGATGCTCCAAAAATTGTGAAATATTTACAATCCGGAAATATGGACGATATTGTAGCGACTCTGGATAAAGAAGGAGAAATTTTAGTTGAAGGCTGTAAATTAACATGGAGCCATATTGAAGCTAAAAAAGAAGTTGTGGGTAAGACTGGTGAAAAGGTAGAAGTGATTCATGCCGATAATTTAGATGTTATTATTGAAATAATAGTTTAAAACTTAAAGTGATTCCATGGAGCTTGAAATTCAAAAAACAGAATCAATTGAAGGAGTGATTAAAGCACCTCCTTCAAAAAGTTATACTCACAGAGCAATTATAATCTCATCTCTTGCAGATGGAAAATCCGTATTAAAAGATCCTCTCCTTTCAGAAGACACTCTTGCATCCCTAAAAGCCTGCAATTCATTTGGATGTGATATTAAAGAAAAAGAAAATGATTGTATTGTAAATGGGACAAATGGAATCTTAGAAACACCAGAAGATGTGCTTGATCTTAAAAATTCAGGTACAACACTTAGAATAATGACTACTGTGTCTTCTCTTGCTCCCAATTATGCTGTTTTAACTGGTGACAGTTCTCTTAGAACAAGACCAATGCAGGATTTGCTTGATGCGCTTGAAAATCTGGGAGTTAGAGCATTTTCTCTTAGAGGAAATGGAAAACCTCCGATTTGCATTAAAGGTGGTTTTAAAGGAGGTAAAACTGACATAAAAGGTAATGTTAGTTCTCAGTTTATTTCTTCACTACTTATAGCTGCCCCTTATGCTGAAAATCCTGTGGATATACACGTAAAAGGAGATTTTATTTCCAAACCATATGTTGATATGACCACAGATGTTATGGAAAAGTTTGGAGTTAATCTGGATTATGATAAAAAAAATAATTCATTCCATGTAGAACCTCAAGCCTACAAAGGCAGAAATTATACAATTGAGGGAGATTATTCTTCAGCATCGTACATTATTGGGGCTGCAGCAGCACTTGAATCTAATGTAAGAATTAAAAATCTTTTTAAAGATTCAAAGCAAGGCGATAAACAGATATTAGATATTGTTAAAGATATGGGTGCTGAGGTTAACTTTAAAAAAGATGAAGTAGTAATACGTGGACATGGGAAACTTAATGGTGTTGAAGTGAATCTAGATAATGCACCAGATTTACTACCAACAGTTGCAGCACTTGGAGCAATAGCTGAAGGCATTACCATTATTAAAAACGTGGAACATGCTCGATTTAAAGAAACTGACAGGATTCATACCTGTGCTCTTGAACTTTCAAAGCTTGGAGTCAATGTTAAAGAAAATGAAGACGGGCTTGTTATTAAAGGCGGAGCTACAGGAGGGACTGTTAAATCTCATGGAGATCACAGGTTAGTAATGGCTCTTTCACTTGTTGGACTTAAAGTCGGCAACGTAAGAATAGAAAATGCTTCAGTTTACGATGTATCTTTCCCAAAATTCCCAGAAGGCATGAAGGAACTTGGATGTAAAATTAATCAGATATAACTGCATAAATAATGCAGATACATCTGTAAAATGATAATGCAGGTTGAAAAAAATGATGCAAAAGAAAAAGGGAACAAAAATTGTCATTCTTGGATCCGCAGATTCCGGGAAAACAACCACAATAGAAACTCTCTTAAACCGTAAAAATGAAAAAATAACCAAAATTGAGTGTAAAGGAACAACAGTAGCACTTGATTATGGAAATACAATAATTAACAACCAAAGATTCCATATATTTGCCACTCCTGGTCAAGAAAGATTCCAATTCATGCGTGAAATTCTTTCAAATGGATTAGATGGTGCGATTGTAGTTATAGATAACTCTAAAGGTGTTACAAATACAGATATAAAAATATTAGAAAATTTAAACTCGAGTAACGTTCCTTACGTAGTATTCAGCAACAAACAGGACATAGTACCTGGAAATATTGAATCAGAACATATAAATCAGGATATTCCTGTTGTTCCAACCACTGCAACAACTGGAGAAGGAATTCATGAAGGTTTAGAAGTTCTTTTAGAC
This portion of the Methanobacterium sp. genome encodes:
- a CDS encoding GTP-binding protein, whose product is MQKKKGTKIVILGSADSGKTTTIETLLNRKNEKITKIECKGTTVALDYGNTIINNQRFHIFATPGQERFQFMREILSNGLDGAIVVIDNSKGVTNTDIKILENLNSSNVPYVVFSNKQDIVPGNIESEHINQDIPVVPTTATTGEGIHEGLEVLLDLMEN
- the aroA gene encoding 3-phosphoshikimate 1-carboxyvinyltransferase, translated to MELEIQKTESIEGVIKAPPSKSYTHRAIIISSLADGKSVLKDPLLSEDTLASLKACNSFGCDIKEKENDCIVNGTNGILETPEDVLDLKNSGTTLRIMTTVSSLAPNYAVLTGDSSLRTRPMQDLLDALENLGVRAFSLRGNGKPPICIKGGFKGGKTDIKGNVSSQFISSLLIAAPYAENPVDIHVKGDFISKPYVDMTTDVMEKFGVNLDYDKKNNSFHVEPQAYKGRNYTIEGDYSSASYIIGAAAALESNVRIKNLFKDSKQGDKQILDIVKDMGAEVNFKKDEVVIRGHGKLNGVEVNLDNAPDLLPTVAALGAIAEGITIIKNVEHARFKETDRIHTCALELSKLGVNVKENEDGLVIKGGATGGTVKSHGDHRLVMALSLVGLKVGNVRIENASVYDVSFPKFPEGMKELGCKINQI
- a CDS encoding valine--tRNA ligase produces the protein MTNDIPKDYDHKKETHWQNKWQNDNTYKFIGDGTKPNYIIDTPPPYPTGATHMGHVLNWTYIDIIARFKRMQDYDVLFPQGWDCHGLPTEVKVEETHNIKKGDVRRDKFREMCVELTSQNIKQMKAQMLSLGFSQDWSREFVTMTPEYMKRTQLSFLKMHEEGLIYRGIHPVNWCPRCETAIAFAEVEYHENETNLNYLEFPAENGENSVLIATTRPELLSACVAVVVHPEDERYKDLAGKHIKIPLFNRSVEIITDTEVDPEFGTGAVMICTFGDKTDVIWVNKYDLDIIEAIDEQGIMQEVSGKYAGLDIKECKEKIIADLKNEGYLKKQENIEQNVGLCWRCKTPIEILVKNQWFVAVKELIDDIKEVSDEIKWTPQYMETRLLNWTGSMDWDWCISRQRIFATPVPVWYCSECGKVNIATIDMLPVDPTQDKPEDSCECGNNEFIGETDVLDTWMDSSISPLSITGWPDDEFKNYYPTALRPQGHDILRTWAFYTILRCKALTGKRPFDEIVVNGMVFGEDGHKMSKSRGNVISTEAILEDYGADALRLWAANSVPGSDVPFAWKDVKYGYKFIRKFWNAFRFINMHIEGFKTSMSEEEILKNLNPMDKWILSKLNRIVDDITDSIESYNFANAVNKIQTFIWHDFCDEYIEAVKYRLYGDSPELKKSKEAAQYTLQTVILTSLKLLAPLTPHFTDEIYQYMDDADISIHKTSWPEFKGELVDDETEYIGEIGVELIGELRRFKSSKGMSLNTPLKTVNIYTSNSNLVGKIEFLVSDIKGTMRVTDLNLMSGKPDIKEKVVEIIPQMAKIGPEFKGDAPKIVKYLQSGNMDDIVATLDKEGEILVEGCKLTWSHIEAKKEVVGKTGEKVEVIHADNLDVIIEIIV